The Malus domestica chromosome 13, GDT2T_hap1 genome includes a window with the following:
- the LOC103430778 gene encoding suppressor protein SRP40, translating into MNAVADQDQDMGDGMQCSDHPYRSNPGGICAFCLQEKLGKLVSSSFPLPIHAPATSSSSSPSFRSDSINGGNGAAAAAGPSSSAASLALSLSVHPTSSSSVKPRSIGSNFRHEDEFYNTRRARISFLLAKKKKKVSDGAATTGAGAATVVSSDREAANMVFKRSKSTTNPRRGHHFLDGSEDFSPRKRGGFWSFLYHSSTKNSSHALNKKTMDKSSFRDNSTSKISSSSSFTSAQKDSKSFGSSSLRNRSELAVDADDDSNSPNSSQATAASASSFERKVSRSRSVGCGSRSFSGDFFERISTGFGDCTLRRVESQREGKPKAAHRGGEHNHCMKERVKCGGIFSGFMMTSSSSSSSSSSYWVSSSAEGPLVHGRNRSWGWAFASPMRAFTKPSSKDGKRDIVRQASDKNTAPNLNAIPSLLSVNS; encoded by the coding sequence ATGAATGCTGTGGCTGATCAAGATCAAGACATGGGAGATGGAATGCAGTGCAGTGACCATCCATACAGAAGCAACCCAGGTGGGATCTGCGCTTTCTGCCTCCAGGAGAAGCTCGGCAAGCttgtttcttcctccttccctcTCCCCATCCACGCTCCTGCaacctcctcttcttcctcccctTCTTTTAGATCTGATAGTATTAACGGCGGCAAtggagctgctgctgctgctggtcCTTCTTCCTCCGCCGCCTCCCTCGCCCTCTCGCTCTCCGTCCACCCAACTTCTTCGTCATCGGTAAAACCCAGAAGCATTGGTAGTAATTTTCGCCACGAGGATGAGTTTTATAACACGAGGAGGGCCaggatttcttttcttttggctaagaagaagaagaaagtgagtGACGGTGCTGCTACTACTGGTGCCGGTGCTGCTACTGTTGTATCTTCCGATAGGGAAGCTGCTAACATGGTGTTCAAGCGGAGCAAGTCTACGACCAACCCGCGGCGGGGCCACCATTTTCTGGATGGTTCAGAGGATTTTAGTCCAAGGAAGAGAGGCGGGTTCTGGTCGTTTCTGTATCACTCCTCCACCAAGAACTCGTCACACGCTCTTAACAAGAAGACAATGGATAAGTCCAGCTTCAGAGACAACTCCACCTCCAagatctcttcctcttcctccttcaCATCCGCCCAAAAGGACTCCAAAAGCTTCGGGTCTTCTTCTCTGAGGAATAGAAGCGAACTGGCGGTCGACGCGGACGACGACAGCAACAGCCCAAACAGCAGTCAAGCAACCGCCGCCTCGGCCTCCTCCTTCGAGCGGAAAGTCTCGAGATCCAGATCCGTCGGCTGCGGAAGCCGAAGCTTCTCCGGCGACTTCTTCGAGCGAATCTCAACTGGGTTCGGCGACTGCACTCTCAGAAGAGTCGAGTCGCAAAGAGAAGGCAAGCCCAAAGCAGCCCACCGCGGTGGCGAACACAACCACTGCATGAAAGAGCGAGTGAAATGCGGCGGGATTTTCAGTGGTTTCATGATGACGTCCTCGTCTTCGTCGTCGTCGTCCTCGTCTTACTGGGTTTCGTCCTCCGCCGAAGGGCCCCTCGTCCACGGCCGTAACCGGAGCTGGGGGTGGGCGTTTGCGAGTCCGATGAGAGCATTCACCAAACCTTCTTCTAAAGATGGGAAGAGGGACATAGTTAGACAAGCTTCAGATAAGAACACAGCTCCAAACTTGAATGCGATTCCTTCCTTGCTATCAGTCAATAGTTGA